The following proteins come from a genomic window of Malus sylvestris chromosome 4, drMalSylv7.2, whole genome shotgun sequence:
- the LOC126619027 gene encoding uncharacterized protein LOC126619027 yields MSWKNHQHCHSLVVDRQCKIRKRDGGSSSSSSSLVRRYRLKRAILVGKRGGSSTPFPTCKTLSTAVVVEGSPCTATMVANGDEDDQKIAKLQHRRPATEHGGRGGGKGKEVVSVSARKLAVTLWEMNEQEQVPLRKKDSKVAQVPFLAGSLPPKSSDPSSTPIYERKNESGGGGRQRGLSVVSQKHHLNDYQMGGFERPTSASLTEVKYQSCGKPDRKCIHGFKTGLKDVSSGISTSKELVKVLTRVSGLEEQHSLTTTLLSALRVELDRARVQVHQLIREQRSNCNEIEFLMKKFTEDFIRQLYEKDLVQCCIFIQVS; encoded by the coding sequence ATGTCTTGGAAAAACCACCAACACTGCCACAGCTTGGTCGTCGACAGGCAATGCAAGATCAGGAAGCGTGACGGCGGCTCGTCTTCCTCCTCATCTTCCTTGGTCCGTAGGTACAGATTGAAGAGGGCAATCCTGGTCGGAAAGCGAGGCGGTTCCAGCACGCCATTCCCCACTTGCAAGACTCTGAGCACCGCGGTGGTGGTGGAGGGATCACCTTGTACGGCGACGATGGTGGCAAATGGGGATGAGGATGATCAGAAGATTGCAAAGCTGCAGCATCGGAGACCGGCTACGGAACACGGTGGCCGCGGCGGCGGTAAAGGGAAGGAAGTGGTTTCGGTTTCGGCGAGAAAGCTGGCGGTGACTTTGTGGGAAATGAATGAACAAGAACAAGTTCCTTTGAGAAAGAAGGATTCCAAAGTTGCTCAAGTTCCTTTCTTAGCCGGTTCCTTGCCGCCAAAGTCATCAGATCCATCCTCTACTCCTATTTATGAGAGAAAAAATGAAAGTGGGGGTGGTGGACGCCAAAGAGGATTGTCGGTCGTTTCTCAGAAACATCATTTGAATGATTACCAAATGGGAGGCTTCGAGAGACCTACAAGTGCTAGTTTAACTGAGGTCAAATATCAATCCTGTGGGAAACCTGATCGAAAATGCATACACGGATTTAAGACCGGTTTGAAGGATGTCAGTAGTGGCATTTCTACATCTAAAGAGCTTGTGAAGGTTCTTACTCGCGTTTCGGGTCTTGAAGAGCAGCATTCTTTAACTACAACCCTACTCTCAGCCTTACGAGTTGAGCTTGATCGAGCGCGTGTCCAGGTTCATCAACTGATCCGAGAACAGAGGTCTAACTGCAACGAAATTGAGTTTCTCATGAAGAAGTTCACAGAAGATTTCATCAGGCAGCTTTATGAAAAAGACCTTGTTCAATGTTGCATATTCATACAAGTATCATAA